The following coding sequences are from one Macrobrachium rosenbergii isolate ZJJX-2024 chromosome 36, ASM4041242v1, whole genome shotgun sequence window:
- the LOC136825040 gene encoding pancreatic lipase-related protein 2-like isoform X1, with protein MLRFAVLGLVAGVALVVTVTKWRAGVPAVEKNEANKEYRRAEPDDGHLGNLSDVRFLLWTRSNPGDQEHYRLLPGNLTNLNESPLDPSLPTHMMYHGFNDHGECGWIRRAKTSLLKLYNCNVISIDWQTLVPSPWYNLAFENTFKIANYTADLIDWINTEKGLQPSQIHIVGHSLGAQAAGLTGKRIRSGQIARITGLDPAGPLFYAKDSEHRIDKSDAGFVDVIHANGGSILDGCIALFEPVGHVDFFPNGGHHQPGCEVVNGSIIDDWTDLFEGCSHNRVTALWVESISAFDPGRVFKSWPCSDYESYMDGLCQTCGKGCLEMGFHAAQSLQGEYFLRTNAESPFARGDEQSS; from the exons ATGCTTCGTTTCGCTGTTCTCGGCCTGGTGG CAGGAGTTGCACTTGTCGTAACAGTGACCAAGTGGCGCGCAGGTGTCCCAGCTGTCGAAAAAAATGAGGCAAATAAAGAATATCGACGAGCGGAGCCCGATGATGGCCACCTGGGTAATTTGAGTGATGTCCGATTCTTATTGTGGACCAG GTCTAACCCTGGCGATCAAGAACACTACCGCCTTCTGCCGGGAAATCTCACGAACTTGAATGAATCGCCGCTGGACCCTTCTCTCCCTACGCATATGATGTACCACGGATTCAACGACCACGGAGAATGTGGCTGGATTAGGAGGGCTAAAACAA GCTTATTGAAATTGTATAACTGCAACGTCATCTCGATAGATTGGCAGACTTTAGTTCCCAGCCCTTGGTACAACTTGGCATTTGAAAATACGTTCAAG ATTGCCAACTACACAGCTGACCTAATTGACTGGATAAATACAGAAAAGGGTCTCCAGCCATCTCAGATACACATAGTCGGTCATTCTCTCGGTGCCCAGGCTGCTGGCTTGACAGGCAAGCGTATCAGGTCTGGTCAGATTGCCAGAATCACGG GTTTAGATCCTGCAGGACCCCTGTTCTACGCAAAGGACTCGGAACATCGCATCGACAAGTCGGACGCTGGTTTCGTGGACGTCATACACGCCAACGGCGGCTCGATCCTTGAT GGCTGCATTGCACTATTCGAGCCCGTAGGACACGTTGACTTTTTCCCCAACGGGGGACACCACCAGCCGGGATGCGAAGTCGTCAATGGCTCCATCATAGACGACTGGACGGATCTCTTTG AGGGATGCAGCCACAACAGGGTGACAGCCCTTTGGGTAGAAAGTATCTCCGCCTTCGACCCCGGCAGGGTGTTTAAGTCATGGCCATGCTCCGATTACGAGTCCTACATGGATGGTCTGTGCCAGACTTGCGGGAAAGGTTGTCTTGAAATGGGATTCCATGCAGCCCAGAG TTTACAGGGAGAATACTTCCTAAGAACCAACGCTGAATCCCCATTTGCACGAGGTGACGAACAGTCCAGCTGA
- the LOC136825040 gene encoding pancreatic lipase-related protein 2-like isoform X2: MLRFAVLGLVGVALVVTVTKWRAGVPAVEKNEANKEYRRAEPDDGHLGNLSDVRFLLWTRSNPGDQEHYRLLPGNLTNLNESPLDPSLPTHMMYHGFNDHGECGWIRRAKTSLLKLYNCNVISIDWQTLVPSPWYNLAFENTFKIANYTADLIDWINTEKGLQPSQIHIVGHSLGAQAAGLTGKRIRSGQIARITGLDPAGPLFYAKDSEHRIDKSDAGFVDVIHANGGSILDGCIALFEPVGHVDFFPNGGHHQPGCEVVNGSIIDDWTDLFEGCSHNRVTALWVESISAFDPGRVFKSWPCSDYESYMDGLCQTCGKGCLEMGFHAAQSLQGEYFLRTNAESPFARGDEQSS; encoded by the exons ATGCTTCGTTTCGCTGTTCTCGGCCTGGTGG GAGTTGCACTTGTCGTAACAGTGACCAAGTGGCGCGCAGGTGTCCCAGCTGTCGAAAAAAATGAGGCAAATAAAGAATATCGACGAGCGGAGCCCGATGATGGCCACCTGGGTAATTTGAGTGATGTCCGATTCTTATTGTGGACCAG GTCTAACCCTGGCGATCAAGAACACTACCGCCTTCTGCCGGGAAATCTCACGAACTTGAATGAATCGCCGCTGGACCCTTCTCTCCCTACGCATATGATGTACCACGGATTCAACGACCACGGAGAATGTGGCTGGATTAGGAGGGCTAAAACAA GCTTATTGAAATTGTATAACTGCAACGTCATCTCGATAGATTGGCAGACTTTAGTTCCCAGCCCTTGGTACAACTTGGCATTTGAAAATACGTTCAAG ATTGCCAACTACACAGCTGACCTAATTGACTGGATAAATACAGAAAAGGGTCTCCAGCCATCTCAGATACACATAGTCGGTCATTCTCTCGGTGCCCAGGCTGCTGGCTTGACAGGCAAGCGTATCAGGTCTGGTCAGATTGCCAGAATCACGG GTTTAGATCCTGCAGGACCCCTGTTCTACGCAAAGGACTCGGAACATCGCATCGACAAGTCGGACGCTGGTTTCGTGGACGTCATACACGCCAACGGCGGCTCGATCCTTGAT GGCTGCATTGCACTATTCGAGCCCGTAGGACACGTTGACTTTTTCCCCAACGGGGGACACCACCAGCCGGGATGCGAAGTCGTCAATGGCTCCATCATAGACGACTGGACGGATCTCTTTG AGGGATGCAGCCACAACAGGGTGACAGCCCTTTGGGTAGAAAGTATCTCCGCCTTCGACCCCGGCAGGGTGTTTAAGTCATGGCCATGCTCCGATTACGAGTCCTACATGGATGGTCTGTGCCAGACTTGCGGGAAAGGTTGTCTTGAAATGGGATTCCATGCAGCCCAGAG TTTACAGGGAGAATACTTCCTAAGAACCAACGCTGAATCCCCATTTGCACGAGGTGACGAACAGTCCAGCTGA
- the LOC136825044 gene encoding pancreatic triacylglycerol lipase-like isoform X2, translated as MLRFWFIVLAATAPASWHVVGEGPAINVGQLPTISLGKRVPTINLGDYPTTEFHLDDVASFFGIEAGFKKSFRVPDLYRTLGHLGTLDDVKFLLWTRSNTGDNDHYNLQPGNLTNLAFSPFDPSFPTYIIFHGFDDNGKNTWILHAKTALLELQQCNVISVDWWTLVMHPWYREAAMNSYKVANYTAGFIDWLNEQTGLLASQIHITGHSLGAHAAGFTGKYIRCGQIGRITGLDPAGPDWVIIIFYLTVNRTGSCRTPVLF; from the exons ATGCTACGGTTTTGGTTTATCGTCCTGGCTG CAACTGCTCCAGCCAGCTGGCACGTAGTTGGCGAAGGCCCTGCCATCAACGTCGGGCAACTTCCCACCATCAGCCTTGGCAAGAGAGTCCCCACCATCAACCTTGGTGACTACCCTACCACTGAATTCCACCTTGATGACGTCGCCAGCTTCTTTGGTATTGAAGCTGGCTTCAAGAAAAGTTTCAGAGTGCCAGACTTGTACAGAACTTTAGGGCATCTTGGTACTCTGGACGATGTCAAGTTTCTCCTGTGGACAAG GTCAAACACAGGTGATAATGACCATTATAACCTCCAGCCAGGAAACCTGACCAACCTGGCTTTCTCGCCCTTTGACCCATCATTTCCCACGTACATTATCTTCCATGGTTTCGACGACAATGGAAAGAACACGTGGATCTTGCACGCCAAAACAG CCTTACTTGAATTGCAACAATGTAACGTCATTTCTGTCGATTGGTGGACTCTAGTAATGCACCCTTGGTACAGAGAAGCCGCAATGAACTCATATAAG GTGGCCAACTACACAGCTGGCTTTATAGACTGGCTAAACGAACAGACTGGCTTACTCGCTTCTCAAATTCACATCACTGGGCACTCTCTTGGAGCCCACGCAGCCGGCTTCACTGGGAAGTACATCAGATGTGGCCAGATAGGGAGAATCACTG GACTGGATCCTGCAGGACCCGACTGGGTAATAATCATATTTTACCTAACTGTTAACAGGACTGGATCCTGCAGGACCCCTGTTCTATTTTAA
- the LOC136825044 gene encoding endothelial lipase-like isoform X1: MLRFWFIVLAATAPASWHVVGEGPAINVGQLPTISLGKRVPTINLGDYPTTEFHLDDVASFFGIEAGFKKSFRVPDLYRTLGHLGTLDDVKFLLWTRSNTGDNDHYNLQPGNLTNLAFSPFDPSFPTYIIFHGFDDNGKNTWILHAKTALLELQQCNVISVDWWTLVMHPWYREAAMNSYKVANYTAGFIDWLNEQTGLLASQIHITGHSLGAHAAGFTGKYIRCGQIGRITGLDPAGPLFYFKDADNRIDKSQAAYVDIIHSNSGRSRLGLLWSVRSCGPR, encoded by the exons ATGCTACGGTTTTGGTTTATCGTCCTGGCTG CAACTGCTCCAGCCAGCTGGCACGTAGTTGGCGAAGGCCCTGCCATCAACGTCGGGCAACTTCCCACCATCAGCCTTGGCAAGAGAGTCCCCACCATCAACCTTGGTGACTACCCTACCACTGAATTCCACCTTGATGACGTCGCCAGCTTCTTTGGTATTGAAGCTGGCTTCAAGAAAAGTTTCAGAGTGCCAGACTTGTACAGAACTTTAGGGCATCTTGGTACTCTGGACGATGTCAAGTTTCTCCTGTGGACAAG GTCAAACACAGGTGATAATGACCATTATAACCTCCAGCCAGGAAACCTGACCAACCTGGCTTTCTCGCCCTTTGACCCATCATTTCCCACGTACATTATCTTCCATGGTTTCGACGACAATGGAAAGAACACGTGGATCTTGCACGCCAAAACAG CCTTACTTGAATTGCAACAATGTAACGTCATTTCTGTCGATTGGTGGACTCTAGTAATGCACCCTTGGTACAGAGAAGCCGCAATGAACTCATATAAG GTGGCCAACTACACAGCTGGCTTTATAGACTGGCTAAACGAACAGACTGGCTTACTCGCTTCTCAAATTCACATCACTGGGCACTCTCTTGGAGCCCACGCAGCCGGCTTCACTGGGAAGTACATCAGATGTGGCCAGATAGGGAGAATCACTG GACTGGATCCTGCAGGACCCCTGTTCTATTTTAAGGATGCCGACAACCGTATTGACAAGTCGCAAGCAGCCTATGTAGATATCATCCATTCAAACAGCGGACGAAGTCGTCTTG ggTTGTTATGGTCTGTACGAAGCTGTGGGCCACGCTGA